In Drosophila subpulchrella strain 33 F10 #4 breed RU33 chromosome 3R, RU_Dsub_v1.1 Primary Assembly, whole genome shotgun sequence, the following are encoded in one genomic region:
- the LOC119555263 gene encoding serine/threonine-protein kinase D1 — protein MEGPEVTFLFQFGSVRDAVCVPANALTLKTLKDLACDFINTKIPDSGLTYLSERILLFVHDYSTPNVLHIINSAAEVVDETLVEIVLTASPILYPTSEMPTLKPHSLNVHSYKGPTFCDFCGEMLFGLVRQGLKCDGCGQNYHKRCVVKIPNNCNRSNDATSRRSFTLQTPRSPSGSSQQSLVSTEDSTGTGTGTGRNDSSSSLNIPGRHQRTHSSGSRNGPTVLRIPHTFMVHTYGIPTVCQLCKKLLKGLFKQGLQCRDCQYNTHKKCMDKVPHDCTGEAQLSQLQIQAGARERDNFFREEFDDSDCDEGSDYGKYKSATSMGGVNLVAGRPREAPKALTNAHNSPPELVNGGLGDDSSGGGGGETSKSSSDGQSEQSQSSNSSSPSANIPLMRIVQSVKHTKKRGGQALKEGWLVHYTSLDKAVKRYYWRLDSKTITLFVSEQGSKYHKELPLAELLSIESHLGDPRPESNYCFELRLPNLSYFVGQDPQVGAKEEQAVRLPPPDSGIGSDIAKSWETSIRQAFMHVNNTQCCESEEQVQDMGQLYQIFPDEVLGSGQFGVVYGGVHKKTQREVAIKVIDKLRFPTKQEAQLKNEVAILQNISHCGVVNLERMFETPERIFVVMEKLKGDMLEMILSHARGRLSERVTKFLITQILIALKYLHSQNIVHCDLKPENVLLSSDAEFPQVKLCDFGYARIIGEKSFRRSVVGTPAYLAPEVLRNKGYNRSLDMWSVGVIIYVSLSGTFPFNEEEDINDQIQNAAFMYPPNPWKEISSNAIDLINNLLQVKQRKRYTVDKSLLHYWLQDKQTYRDLRTLETQVGGGRYLTHEADDLRWDCAGDM, from the exons ATGGAGGGTCCCGAAGTCACATTCCTTTTCCAGTTCGGCAGCGTCCGCGATGCAGTCTGCGTTCCCGCCAACGCCCTCACCCTCAAAACGCTCAAGGATCTGGCCTGTGACTTCATCAACACAAAG ATACCGGACAGCGGACTGACGTATCTGTCGGAACGCATTCTGCTCTTCGTCCACGATTACAGCACCCCGAATGTGCTGCACATCATCAACTCGGCAGCGGAGGTGGTGGACGAGACCCTCGTGGAAATCGTGCTGACAGCCAGTC CCATACTGTATCCGACCTCCGAGATGCCGACCCTCAAGCCCCACAGCCTGAATGTGCATTCCTACAAGGGACCGACCTTCTGTGATTTCTGCGGCGAGATGCTGTTCGGTCTGGTGCGCCAGGGCCTCAAGTGCGATG GATGCGGTCAGAACTATCACAAGCGGTGCGTGGTGAAAATCCCGAACAACTGCAACCGCTCGAATGACGCCACCTCGAGGCGCTCCTTCACGCTCCAGACGCCCCGCAGTCCGTCCGGCAGCTCCCAGCAGTCGCTCGTCTCCACGGAGGACTCAACCGGAACCGGAACGGGAACGGGACGCAACGACTCGAGCAGCTCACTG AATATACCCGGTCGCCATCAGAGGACCCATTCGTCGGGCAGCCGGAACGGACCTACGGTGCTCCGTATTCCGCACACCTTCATGGTGCACACATACGGAATACCCACGGTGTGCCAGCTGTGCAAGAAGCTGCTGAAGGGACTCTTCAAGCAGGGATTGCAGTGCCGCGACTGTCAGTACAACACGCACAAGAAGTGCATGGACAAGGTGCCCCACGACTGTACGGGCGAGGCTCAGCTCAGCCAGCTGCAGATCCAGGCCGGAGCCCGGGAGCGGGACAACTTCTTCCGCGAGGAGTTCGACGACAGCGATTGCGACGAGGGCAGCGACTATGGCAAGTACAAGTCGGCCACATCGATGGGTGGTGTAAATCTGGTGGCCGGTCGACCCAGGGAAGCCCCCAAAGCCCTGACCAATGCCCACAATTCACCGCCCGAATTGGTCAACGGAGGATTGGGAGACGACTCCAGCGGTGGCGGTGGTGGTGAGACGAGCAAGTCCAGCAGTGATGGCCAGTCGGAGCAATCGCAATCCTCAAACTCCTCGTCGCCCAGTGCCAATATCCCGCTGATGAGGATCGTCCAGTCCGTCAAGCACACCAAGAAACGTGGCGGTCAAGCGCTCAAGGAGGGCTGGCTGGTGCACTATACCTCGCTGGACAAGGCGGTCAAGCGATACTACTGGCGCTTGGACTCCAAGACCATCACACTCTTCGTCTCGGAACAGGGTAGCAAGTACCACAAGGAGCTGCCGCTGGCGGAGCTCCTGTCGATCGAGAGTCATCTGGGTGATCCTCGACCGGAGAGCAACTACTGCTTCGAACTGCGCTTGCCCAATCTCAGCTACTTCGTCGGACAGGATCCGCAGGTGGGCGCCAAGGAGGAGCAGGCCGTCCGATTACCTCCGCCGGACAGCGGCATCGGAAGCGACATCGCCAAGAGCTGGGAGACCAGCATCCGACAGGCCTTCATGCACGTCAACAATACCC AATGCTGCGAATCGGAAGAGCAGGTGCAGGACATGGGTCAGTTGTACCAGATCTTTCCGGATGAGGTTCTTGGATCCGGACAATTTGGCGTGGTCTACGGTGGAGTCCACAAAAAGACGCAGCGTGAGGTGGCCATCAAGGTGATCGACAAGCTCCGCTTTCCCACCAAACAGGAGGCGCAGCTAAAGAACGAAGTGGCCATCCTGCAGAACATCTCGCACTGCGGCGTCGTCAATCTCGAGCGGATGTTCGAGACCCCCGAGAGGATTTTCGTGGTGATGGAGAAGCTCAAGGGCGACATGCTGGAGATGATCCTCTCGCATGCCAGGGGCCGGCTGAGCGAGCGGGTAACCAAGTTCCTCATTACCCAGATCCTGATCGCCCTCAAGTACCTGCACTCGCAAAATATCGTCCACTGCGATCTGAAGCCCGAGAATGTCCTGCTCTCCTCGGACGCCGAATTTCCGCAGGTGAAGCTCTGTGACTTTGGCTACGCTCGGATCATCGGCGAGAAGTCCTTCCGGCGATCGGTGGTCGGCACTCCGGCCTATTTGGCACCGGAGGTGCTCCGGAACAAGGGCTACAATCGATCGCTGGACATGTGGAGCGTGGGCGTTATAATCTACGTGAGCTTGAGCGGCACTTTTCCCTTCAACGAGGAGGAGGATATCAACGACCAGATTCAGAATGCGGCCTTCATGTATCCACCCAATCCCTGGAAGGAGATCTCCTCAAATG CCATTGATCTGATCAACAACCTGCTGCAGGTGAAGCAGCGCAAGCGGTACACGGTGGACAAGAGTCTGCTGCACTATTGGCTGCAGGACAAGCAGACGTACCGCGACCTCCGGACCCTGGAGACCCAGGTGGGTGGCGGGCGGTACCTGACCCACGAGGCGGACGACCTGCGCTGGGACTGTGCGGGCGACATGTGA
- the LOC119562879 gene encoding uncharacterized protein LOC119562879 — MLYFVVKCFILVILPRISQQGNDFTTPSAAWLEYQRERFGINNPLMVSSTKAPSVGVVVVTPNVETTSRKHSSNPPENSGQESEEEEETTEQPVEEEELEAPSIQGFFKFLKTMKNTWIKKSGLTFGKKIKLLQNLRDNLMRLIEQQFAVLWQPPERKRRRRRGLLDDSSIDFPPEAALMSINFLTFAVFLIKLVMQVVKIVKSKHYTLSGFTFAPEAARRP, encoded by the exons ATGCTTTATTTTGTGGTTAAGTGTTTCATTCTGGTGATTCTGCCCAGGATCAGTCAGCAGGGAAATGACTTTACCACGCCCAGTGCCGCCTGGTTGGAGTATCAGCGGGAAAGATTTGGTATCAACAATCCCCTGATGGTCAGCTCCACCAAGGCACCCTCCGTAGGCGTAGTTGTGGTGACCCCAAATGTGGAGACCACCTCCAGGAAACATTCTTCCAATCCGCCCGAAAATTCAGGTCAGGAATCGGAGGAAGAGGAGGAGACCACAGAGCAGCCAGTGGAAGAAGAGGAACTGGAGGCTCCCAGTATACAAGGGTTTTTCAAATTCCTCAAAACCATGAAGAACACCTGGATAAAGAAATCAGGCCTAACATTCGGAAAAAAGATAAAGCTCTTACAAAATCTACGAGATAATCTTATGCGATTAATAG AGCAACAGTTTGCGGTTCTTTGGCAGCCACCGGAGCGAAAAAGGCGACGTCGACGTGGTCTACTGGATGATTCGAGTATAGATTTCCCACCTGAGGCGGCACTCATGAGCATCAACTTCTTGACATTTGCCGTTTTCCTCATAAAACTGGTTATG CAAGTGGTGAAGATTGTCAAAAGCAAGCATTATACACTTTCCGGTTTCACCTTCGCCCCAGAAGCCGCCAGACGtccataa
- the LOC119563073 gene encoding uncharacterized protein LOC119563073, with the protein MEDEAEVEAACFHQKNDILSTRMKFQNGCFLGNEEYYAVESTTDRKRKAVLEAGDHVYTGDLQDSQDVDFYIAVRNKSTNKVQIVPVQQALMSNHIYKQLEREGKKIPTLSKEHASKKLLKEFGGRKASRFVDNREQMMVNVDVVRQDLDETVKSVAQNEDEDEDTLADVTVNNEEYLASIVPKFDKEATELDSVYDVENVIPKALLDRLDEEAKVVLSTPAQTLPIKSEYLKSCLVRIQEKPVSSKKDVLHIKLIIYMDALQSLISLRSRQMQGKELSRITEKIENDIRHRFADPNVAKRGTRTNFSSEKALTHFIVLALLISEKYEVDINVLSRALATSKDRIKQYAHIVNALPKSRSDTLVLRLPSKVPALKLGRRFQRKK; encoded by the exons ATGGAAGATGAAGCAGAAGTAGAGGCCGCGTGCTTTCACCAAAAGAACGATATTCTGTCCACCCGGA TGAAATTTCAGAATGGGTGCTTCTTGGGCAACGAGGAATATTACGCCGTTGAGAGCACTACGGATCGCAAAAGGAAGGCTGTGCTGGAGGCCGGTGACCATGTGTACACAGGAGACCTGCAGGATAGCCAGGATGTCGACTTCTATATCGCCGTGAGGAATAAGTCCACCAACAAAGTTCAAATCGTACCCGTGCAACAGGCACTGATGTCCAATCACATTTACAAGCaactggagcgcgagggcaaAAAGATTCCCACGTTGAGCAAGGAGCACGCCAGCAAGAAGCTGCTCAAGGAGTTCGGCGGACGCAAGGCATCCCGATTCGTGGACAATCGCGAGCAGATGATGGTCAACGTGGATGTGGTGCGACAGGATCTGGATGAAACAGTCAAGTCAGTTGCGCAGAACGAAGATGAGGACGAAGACACGCTGGCGGATGTGACCGTCAACAACGAAGAGTACCTGGCCAGCATTGTGCCCAAGTTCGACAAGGAGGCCACCGAGCTGGATAGCGTCTACGATGTGGAAAATGTGATCCCGAAAGCTCTGCTCGATCGGCTGGACGAGGAGGCAAAGGTGGTGCTCTCGACGCCGGCCCAGACGCTCCC CATCAAATCGGAATACCTCAAGTCTTGTTTGGTCCGCATTCAGGAAAAACCGGTCAGCTCCAAGAAGGACGTCCTCCACATCAAGCTTATCATCTACATGGACGCCCTGCAGTCGCTGATTTCCCTTCGTTCGCGGCAAATGCAGGGTAAGGAACTCTCGAGGATCACGGAAAAGATTGAGAATGATATACGCCATCGCTTCGCGGATCCCAATGTGGCCAAACGGGGAACTCGCACCAATTTCAGCAGTGAAAAGGCACTCACACACTTCATTGTGTTGGCCCTGCTCATCAGCGAGAAGTACGAGGTGGACATTAACGTCCTGTCCCGCGCCTTGGCCACAAGCAAGGATCGAATCAAGCAGTACGCCCACATTGTGAACGCCCTGCCCAAATCCCGCTCGGACACACTGGTCCTGCGCCTGCCCAGCAAAGTACCGGCACTTAAGTTGGGCCGTCGCTTCCAACGCAAGAAGTAG
- the LOC119563074 gene encoding dynein light chain Tctex-type, producing the protein MDDSREESQFIVDDVSKTIKEAIETTIGGNAYQHDKVNNWTGQVVENCLTVLTKEQKPYKYIVTAMIMQKNGAGLHTASSCYWNNDTDGSCTVRWENKTMYCIVSVFGLAV; encoded by the coding sequence ATGGATGACTCACGCGAAGAAAGCCAGTTCATTGTGGACGACGTGAGCAAGACGATTAAGGAGGCCATCGAGACGACCATCGGTGGCAATGCCTATCAGCACGACAAGGTGAACAACTGGACCGGCCAGGTGGTGGAGAACTGCCTCACGGTCCTTACCAAGGAGCAGAAGCCCTACAAGTACATAGTGACCGCCATGATCATGCAGAAGAACGGGGCGGGATTGCACACTGCCAGCTCCTGCTACTGGAACAACGACACCGACGGATCCTGCACTGTGCGCTGGGAGAACAAGACCATGTACTGCATCGTTTCGGTCTTCGGACTAGCCGTTTAG